In Brassica napus cultivar Da-Ae chromosome C2, Da-Ae, whole genome shotgun sequence, the sequence AGTCAAGATTTTTATTGATCATTATAATATATgagatttgaaattttaattttcattataaattttaaaatatgttatcaTCTTGACaaagatataaatatattatttgtcgTAATTTATATTCCTATAAAACtgccttataattaattaaattactatTATTAAGTGTTTTAAAAATCGTTCTACACGCATAATCAAGCACATACAAGTTCTAGGTGCCCaattaatcaataatattttataaagcaCTTATTTATCGCCTAacaatttcttgaacattgattttcattaatcaagttttttttcttaaatgattttctttaattatatgaaataaaatgatttaagtTTTTGTAACTTTCACTAGTCaaatttttattcaatttttttccttGTGTAAAAGTTCATAGAATTTAAAGGAATTAATATCTATCAAATTTATTTAGATTCTCTTAAAATCCAGAACAACATAATTAGACAAAtgcattaaattttttatcaaatcttttaaaatactTTGAAAGCTATTGTTTATATCTTCAATTGAATTATTCTATGATCAATTAAATTCTTGTATTCAATACTACATCCCCAATTGGacgagtgttataaatcaagtgatgaatgtccataaccggcccggtccataaccggcccaaaccctaaaagaaagagacatagtcgaaaccctagagagaggagagagaggcggccacatgccttagaggagagagagaggcggccacaagctttagagaaaagaaaatcctatttcattttccttgtatatgtaatctttccatttatgtatttagtagttATCCTAAATCTAGTTGGATtaggatttgtactctttccttttatctctatcttgtaaacCTTATATAAGGGATGtcttattcattaatgaaaCATATAGAATTtccattcttttacaacacgttttCAGCACGATTTTTCTCTGCAATCTAAGCTAAAATCGCCAATCCCTTAAACCTAACCTAGCCGGCGACTTTAACTTAatcccgacgaaccctaattcgTCCTAGCTCGCGTTCCAGCTCGTCAGGAACCGATCAGCTCCATCCctaaggtgttcctgatcctagacgacctCAGCTTCCGTTCACATCACAGCCAGCTCGTGTTCCCGATCAACCAGCTCGCAATCCCGATCAGCCGCTTGCAAACCCGATAGGAAGCAGACGCGTCCCGTCCCGTTCAGCTCGCATCCGACGacagccagctcgcgtccgtccGTGTGCAGCTCAAGGTTCATCCGttctctttggtggtccggtttcaacCCTACAAACAAAGGTATACCGATTAATATAAGAACATaatgatcaaaccctaaaaccctaatccattattatggaaaTCCAATGTTCttgataaaccctaaaaattgGTATAACCTAAAACTGATCATCTTATAATCACTAGATTGAAATCGATTCCATTAGAACatgttgattgattgttctAATCTGAATtatgaaaaccctaaatcttggaatcgaaaaccctaaaaccataAAGCTTGAAGTCGATTttaaattgttcttgcttgattgaatgattgatgatctgagttttaagattaatagattgattgaatctcgaaactaaaatcttaaggccttgaaaccttgatCTCATATTGCTAAAATCGAATTCTAGTATTGCTTAAATCAAAACTCTAATTTTCATAATAAGAAACCGATTGATTAGGGTTGTttgcataaatatataaaactgaATATGAATTTCATTCgtcttgttttaaaatatcgACCAGCATGACATATAGATCGTATAAACTTGAATAGTTTGCATCATATAATTGTATGGCCGTGCGGCCTAATATAGAATCTATGATTGATCGCACCATGGTCGTTTTagattgtttgaaaacatgattgTATAAGACTTGCTTGTGGCCGAGATTATTGATTGTCttgcggccacatgatcacattgtgaaaccctaaatttcgaatgataatgtgattcagatgtcgaaaatctcaaCCCTAGACTATGCTGCCCTTAATCTCTCCAGAGACAACTATTTGCAATGGGCACTTGACACAAAGATTAACTCGAGGTCAAAGGAACTCGGTGATGCTATCATCGAGGGCAACAATGAGACTGATAAGAATCGGTATAgggctataagtattatacgccaCCATCTCATTGagggtctaaaagatcagtacctCACCATGGAGAATCCACTAGACCTTTGGACCGCTTTACAGCGacgatatgatcaccagaaaacggtgctATTACCAAAGGCTAAACATGAGTGGAAGAATCTCAGATTTATGGACTATAAGCATGTGGATGAATACAATTCAGTATTGTTTAAGATAGTCTCAATgatgagactttgtggtgaggAAGTAACCGAGAAAGAGTTGCTTGATAAAACATTCTCCACGTTCAATTGGACGAACGTGTTGCTGCAACAGtagtatagagagagaggcttcgcctcatacactgatctgaaaccacaataaccgtggtcgtggttccagctATGGTCGTGGCCGAGGCAGTTATGGCCATGGTCGAGGCggcatatccaaaccgtctAACTCGACCAAATCAGCTTGTCACAGATGCGCGATGAGtaaccattgggccaagaattgtAGAACCCCTAAACATCTATGTGAGCTCTATCAAGAGAGCcttaagaacaagaacccaGAAGCCCATATGGTTCATGATACCGGGTATGATGCTGGTGATGATTCCGACCTTGAAAAGGACGACCTCTTGgattttgagacttctgattgtctcaaagaCTAAAATCGACATCTTGTCAtattgttttatgaaatgctttGAGTTCATTGCTATTATATCTTGCATGATTTTGCTTGATAATGTGaatgattttattgataaagAAATTGCCTAAAGGCATTATAGTACGAGTATAGTAGCCTAGTAAGAAATCTATGGCCAAggcattgcctaaagggcattatatacacccaagaatgtatgacccattgagttaatatggtttccaaatagaaacaatgggcaaaaggaaacaagttccttcagatttaagaaagaaagaaaacgcctaagaccctttaagaaagtggtcaagactatacctatgtaatctactgatcaaaacaaagctacagatcagtatgataagaggcaagagccgtggtgatcatactgatatatcccacgaaaattatacactttatggaaagaccggattagccatcctagtctaaacttgatgcaaagattgatattgagaaggcacaaagagttatcccataagatctcacgttgtgaaacatgtacacaaagggaaactcattaggctttatTGTCCTACATCACGAAATTATAGCATGTTCATGaaggggagagaggataaacccgtgatacatgatcaatactacaaattCGTGAACAAATTCGTGAACCATGGTCTATGACCATGATATAAACGGCTTGGCCGTGCAGTCCATTACCTATAAGGATCGGACATCCATCCTAAAGCTTAGGGACATCATggatttacatgtatataaagtaaaaatatatcaggccatataagtgagcatagatattctcatctcagattgaatatgggtcataaaccagacatacaccatcttaagagactttgaataaaccaccacagacatatgtgccgtctaagatggaacctcagaagaggattgtgaatatatgttggataagaGTATGACTTTCTCCCACGACTTCtaagagaccttgagccaaatatgggtgatcagaaagtggccaggtacacggattgcatgatcaatgaatccgactatccaacattaaaAGGAGAAAGCTATAAGCTGGTAAAGagtaaagaatgataagaaacagaatggtatcaaccatcattgtcttggcaaagatcctcggattagacttatagacgtccaaagaaagaaaagattatacatagctagctaatcgagatgccagacactgacccgaaaagaaaagaaaagaatgactaagtcataaccagcttagcaccaaacgaaATCTGATGTCCTAGAAAGAGACACAGtctacagagtctatacaagatagaccaaagtgttccataagataaggaacctcagaaagaaaaagagaaaagtgCATAGAATACAAATCCGAGGTCATAAGGAAACCAGActagacattgagaaaaggctacgcagctaaacatctaaggtaccaaaccatgtagtttgggacgccaagctactaggtaacaaaggtcctggataatgaaatctcaaatcgattagatcatgtctggaacacaatGGAACCATATATAAGTGTCAACACATAAAGATATATTTGTACATAAGAgagtagcacttgaacataaagatataaacgaggatcagaacccatgaaagagtactcataaaaattaaagattagattgaaaagataaacgtggggtttaaagtatctataaagaagagataggcgtattggccatacatacatatacagaaacacCATCTgatataaaccagtgaaatagatgggtcttgtgagggaaaagaaaccgtgagatgtggtacatgatcacgaggtctaaaggtgttcatgtttcctactaacagcatacgatcatagcttgttacacaaggatactcacagagaccatggaacagattataaggagataaactcctatgtggtggattcTGCTACACAATTTCGAAATTGacaaaggtctggtcataagaaagaaattagattgacatataaagatgtagtaagcagcatatgaaTCACTGGATAAAAGACAtcattgttcctaagctgttcatggactgaaacaaagcagttgcatatagtatgtaatacTAGTAAAGGAGTTCTATAAGAACGATCAAATTCAGTCCATATGTAAACTAATAAAGAAATTCAAATTCTTTGTGTTTATACTAAACCAACCTAAAGAGAGGTTAAAAGGTTTATACAGATCTGTGACACTAGCATGGACCGACTAGATTGTAGTACGGGCTAGTGGAAAAGAAAGATCAGCCCAAAGAAAGGTAATTCGGATTGCCTCAGCTTGCTACCTCGGATAGCATGTTCTCCGGATAGACCAATCCAACATCAGATCCCTTAGATAAGGATCCGGCATAGCAGAACAGTCTGCTGCTGCTGTGAGGCTGAGAGGAGACATTTAATCTATCCTTCTCGATCGGATACCAATAGGTTGCAGTCCATAAGAATGTGTGATCGAAGTCCATGACCTAATGTATATTCAGTGTGTGATATGATCCACGGCAGAGAGGTCATGGGACGCCATCAAGATATGGATAAAGGACTGCAATGTCTGATATATATGGCA encodes:
- the LOC125575336 gene encoding uncharacterized protein LOC125575336, producing MSKISTLDYAALNLSRDNYLQWALDTKINSRSKELGDAIIEGNNETDKNRYRAISIIRHHLIEGLKDQYLTMENPLDLWTALQRRYDHQKTVLLPKAKHEWKNLRFMDYKHVDEYNSVLFKIVSMMRLCGEEVTEKELLDKTFSTFNWTNVLLQHYGRGRGSYGHGRGGISKPSNSTKSACHRCAMSNHWAKNCRTPKHLCELYQESLKNKNPEAHMVHDTGYDAGDDSDLEKDDLLDFETSDCLKD